The Helicobacter sp. 11S03491-1 genomic sequence TTGCCCCCTTAAGAGAAAGCACCAACCCCTCAGTGGTTTCTCCTATGCCATCTTTTGTTACAAAACCAAGTCTTGTGCGATAATTAGAGACAACATTGCAAAAATCACCTATATGGATATACCCTGTTTTGGTTGGGATTGTAATGCTTTTGATTTCATCTTCATTGAGTGCCCCGCTTTGGATTTTGACTAAAAAAGTCTCTCCATCTCTATCGACTCTGCCCGCGCCATCATTTTTTAGATTTGCCTTTAATACGTTTTCTAAACCTGATATAGAAATACCCAACCTAGCCATATCATTAAAATCAGGAATAACAACAATTGCCTTAGAATAACCCCCCAATGAATTCACATCAGCAACACCCTTAATCGTGCGGAGTGCAGGACGGATGACAAAATCAAGCAATTGGCGTTTTTCCACCTCAGACAAATCACCATCAATCGTAAACATAAACATATCTGAAAGCGGCGTTACAATTGGCGCCATTCCACCCTCGACACCTTCGGGCAATTCGGGCAAAGTCGTGGCAAGTTTCTCATTGACCATATTCCTTGCCAAATAAATATCTACTTTGTCATCAAAATCAATCGTAATGTCTGCTACTGCATATTTTGAAGTGCTTCTAAGAGATTTTTGTCCTTGTAATCCCAACAACTCCATCTCCAAAGGTCGCACAACACGATTTTCCATCTCTTCAGGAGACATGCCCGGAGACTTCAGAACAATCTTGACTTGTGTAGAAGAAACATCCGGAAAGGCATCAATAGGGATAGATATAAAACTATAAGTCCCAAAAAGAAACAAAACAACAGCGCAAATAATGACCATTATTCTTTGACGGAGTGAAAATTCAATAATTTTTGCCAGCATTATTCTTCACCTATATTATTGATAATGCCTTTAAGGGCAATCAATGCCCCGGAGGCTATTTTATCTCCAATTTTGATTTCTTTATTGTTGATGACAAATTGATTGTCTCTTTCTTCGATAATTTTAACAGCCTTTGGCAAAAAACCTTCATCTGTCTTGAGAAATACTAAATAGTCCTTGCCGTTTTTGATAACTGTGCTTGAGGGAATGACAATAGAGTCCTTAGGTCTTATCCCATCAATATAAACATCAATCATCTGACCTACTCTAAAATCTCCCTTATCTAAAAGTGCTGTTGCCAAAATCGTATTAGATGTTTTATCAAGAACAACAGATACAGATTGGATAACTCCAATTTTTTTACCATATTCATCAAAAACAACAGCACCTTTTTTAACATTTTCAGAAATACTGATTGGAAGTTTGATTCTAGCAAGCAAATCACTATCGCGTGAAATTCGGATATAAGGAGTAAATGCGGGGATTTTTTCGCCTGTTTTTATAGGAGCAACAGATAAAATTCCATTATCTTTGGCAATAACACGAAAACCATATTTCCCTTTTGGATTGTGCGAGTCAATCCCCAAAATACTCAAAGTAGATTCAATTTGTTTGAGTTTAAGTTCCATTTCTTGACTTGCCAAATAGCTTGTTTGGTATTCTCTTTTTGAAATAACACCTGCTTGATAAAGTTCTTTATCTTTTTTGGTAATATCTTGGGCTACTTTGAGTTTATTTTGTGTATTTTGGAGTTCAAAATATAAATTACTTAAATCAATAGAGCTGACTTCACAAATAACATCTCCTTCTTTGAGACTTTCTCCTTCACGTTTATAAAGCGCTGTAACAATAACATCAAAACTTGAGCTTTGTGTAGTAGAGCTTTTGTCATTAAAATCAATATAAGCATTAAAAGGAAGTCCTTTGCTTGGAGTTTTGTTATCCACTGTGATAATATGAATACCAAGCTTATCAAGTTGTTGGTTTGAAATTTTTATTTCATCATATCCCCATATTATTGAAATAAATAACATCAAAAATAACCATTGTTTCATTATTTTTCTCCTATATTTGTCAAAGTCTCACCCAAAGTTTCTTCTAATAAGGCAGTCGTATCAATATAATCAAGCTTAGCATCAGCTAACCCGATAAGAGAGTCCATATAAGAATTTTGATAAGCCAGGTATTCAAACAAACCAATCTTTTGAGAATCATAGGCGATCTTCCCCATATCCATCAAAAGTTTTTTATTTGCAATATTCTCTTTTTGAATTTCAATGTATTTTTGCTTATTAGTAAGTTGATCTCTATAGGAATTTGCTTTAATTACAATATTTCTTTTAGTAACCTCACTCTGTCCCAATGCCCCGCTCTCAAGTGCCATATATTTTCTCTTTAAATGAGTATTTTTAGGTGTGATAGGCAAAGGTATTTGTAACTTCAAGGAAAGATTTGTAGCTGCATTGGTATTTTCAATCCCCGCTCCAATCTCAAAGGCATGCAACCTATCTCTATTGGCAAGTTTGGCATTGGTTTGATAATCTTTTGCACTCAAATCAATAATTTCTACGTATAAAGAATGATCAAGGATTTGTTTCAAAGCAGGTTCTTCAAGTTTGATATAATCAAAGTCTAATCCCGAAACACTCACACCCTCCTCTTGATCTAAAAAAATCTCATTGCCCCCATTAGAATCCGGACGTAAAATACCCAGCAAAGTATCAAGGGTTTTTTCCAGATTAATCAATATGGATTGGATATTTGTCTTGGCAAGTCTTGATTCCAGATAAGAATTTTTGAAATTAATATAATCTTTTTTAGACATGCTGCCTGCTTTTAATCGCTCTTTTGCAATATCCAATTGAGATCGATAATTATCTTCACGCTTTGTGTAAATATCATATTTTTCTTTTGTGATGACATAAGTGAGATAAAGGCGTTTGGCTGCAATAAAAGTTAGATTTTTACTCAATTCATAGCTTTTTTTATACTGGATTGTCTTGATATGAAGGCTTTGAGCAAGCATAGAACTTACCCAAGGCAATTTGGGGATTAGCATCAGAAGCGCTGTTGTTTGGGGTTGATTTATCCCTTGTGAATTCTTGACTATAGAAACATCTGTCTCTACATAGGGATAATCCCATGACATCAAAGTCTTTTGTTCTTCAAGCAAACTTTCATATTGCGCCTTATTCCCGATCAATTCAATTGAATTTCTCTCCACCGCCTTAAGAAATTCTTCCAAGCTTATATGTTGTGCATTCACCCCACTTATAAACGCGCACACTAACAAGCATTTTTTCAATCTATACATTGCAACCTCAAACTCAAATTTTAATGAAATTAAACTACATCTTTATTGTGTTTTTGTTAAGATTGATTAAAATTTTAATCCCAGATAGATCCTGGCAATATTATTTTGATAACCACTCACATCATTGATATTCACATAAGCTACCGAAACATTCATATGAGAGAAATCTATCCCCCCTAGCGCATTGAATTGACCTTGAGAAGACTTACCTTCACCTGTTCCATACCAACTCACCCCATATTTTAACCCCAAAAAATACTTTCCATCATATTCATATTTCAGAGTAATATAGCTTGTTTTTGAACCACTGCCATAAATAACAGTATTATACTCTAAAGGATTATCATCTGCATAAATAGCTATATTATTTGTAGCCCCTTTATTGTCATTTTGCAAATAACCTAACGATAAATACCAATTTTGATACTTTACCCTCTCTCCAATCTCCCACAAATACCCATTCACTTTCCCCATACTTCCGGGGACATAACAAGCAAGCCCTGCTATAGAAGAAAGGTTGGGATCTTTGCAATATTCTTGTGATTGCGAACTTGCGCTTACAAACACATAATGAGCCATGCTTTTAAATTCCCAATCATTCAAAATTAATTTCCAATTTGCTTTGATACCTGCCAAATTAAATAAACTTTGAAAATAATTATAATAAGCATTCCAATAAATAGATTCGTTTTTAAATCTAACGTCTAAATAATAATTGTTTTGAATATGATAACCTTCATAAGTGCCATACCATTTATTCATATAGCCAAAATGAACATTTTCTTCCGGGCTTGCATACGCTTGCTCATCAAACCAACCCGCCCGGATACGATAATGATCAAATTTATTTAACTCCACTCCAACCCCTTGAGCATAATCCCCTACCCAATCTAAACTCAAAGGAAATCGCCCAAAAGTCAAACTCCCCCATGAATTGCTATAGCGAAAATAAAGCGTATGAAAGACTACATCATCACTTGTGTATCTAAAATCTTTGGCTTCATCATTGTTGATCCGAAACCCAATCCCTATAAGATTATTATTAATATTGGAATAAACATCTTGATTTTTTACCTTGTGTAAAAGTGCTACTGCGCTGATCCCAATACCAAAATCAAATCCATAAAAACTTTGTGTCAAAACATCCAGAGAACCAAAAATGTTGGTATATCCTCCCGAAATAGGTTTGCCTTGATTTTTACCAAATCCCCCGGAACTAAAAAGCCCTATTTGAATATCTGAAACTTCAAAATATTTTTGCTCTCCATCATTCCCAAAAACAAAACAAACTTGCCCTACTAATAAAAATATAAAAACAAATCTCATTGAAACACCATTTAAAACGCAATTTCTTTAATATCCCCCACTTCTAAAAATTTTTGATAAATATTAAAAATCAAATTTTTACGATTTTCTCTAATGTCTTTATGAGTGTCATTAACCATCACATTTAGAAAAAAATCATCCAGGGGCTTCTTAAGTGAAAATAATGCTTGAATTTTTTCTTCAATATTATCAAATATTTTATGAAAAATTTCTTTATAAGCTTGATAAAGTTGTAATTCTTGAGGTAATCTTAAGAGATTTGTATTGATTTGTTGAACAGATTGCATATCTTTTGTAATATTGGCAACCCGTCTAAATGTGCTAATAAAAGCTTCTTTATCTGATTTCTCAAAAAAATTATTTAAAGCTCTAGCTTTAGCTATGATTGCCCCTACATCATATTCATGACTACCCAATACACTTCTTAAAATAGAAGGATTAAGCATCAAGATCCCCTCAAGACGTTCTATAAAAAAATCTCTAATCTTACTGATATCTAAAGATGCATACCCTCCTATCTCATAAAGGTTTCTTAAATCTTTATCCAAATCAAATGCAATATTTCTATCTAAAATAATTTTTATTACCCCACTGCTTGCACGTCTAAGTGCAAAAGGATCTCTGGAGCCGGTAGGGATTTTGCCAATACTAAAAAGCGCAAAAATGCTATCAAGCTTATTTGCCATGGCTACAATGGCTCCAAATAATTCTGTAGGCAATAAAGATTCTTCTTTATTTGGCAAATATTGCTCTTTAATAGCTGTGCAAATACGCATATCTCTGCCTTCTGCCTTAGCATAATAATACCCCATAAGCCCTTGAAGTTCAGGAAATTCATACACCATTTCGCTCATTAAATCTGCCTTGGCGATACTGAGTGTTTCCTCCATCATTTCTTTGGCTAAAGGAAGATTGAGGATTGCTTGGTATTTTTGAGTGAGGTAGAGTGCAATTTTCTTTTCACGCACGACCTTATCACTCATACTTCCCAGTCCCTCAACAAAGCTAATTTCCCTTAATCTCTCAGGATCAAGACCCACTTTTAAATCATTATGATAAAAAAACATTGCATCATCAAGACGAGCCCTAAGAACTTTTTGATTCCCTGAAACAATTTTACTTGTATCTGATGTTGTGGCATTGCTTATCACAATAAATCCATGATGGAGCATACCATTTTTACGCACAGCAAAATAGCGTTGATTTTCTTTCATTGATGTGATAATAACTTCTTGGGGAAGCTCTAAGAATCTTTCTTCAAATTCTCCATACAGCGCACTTGGATACTCTGTAATACTCACAATCTCATCAAGAAGATCTCCATCAATTTCAACTTGAATATTTTTGATTTTTTCAATTTGGGCTATTTCATCAAGAATTTTTTTTCTACGTTCTTCTTGAGAGAGGATAACAAATCCTTCTTGAAGAGTTTGGAGATATTGAGGAATGCTTGTTATTTTTATCCATTCAAAACTCACATTTGTATGGACTTTTGTAGCCCCTTTCCCTTCAAAACCATAGGCTTTTATAGGGACATTTTGTGTTCCAAAAAATACACAAATATTTCTAATAGGTCGTATAAAACTCTCTGATAATGATCCCCAACGCATTGATTTTCCAAAATTCAAACTTTCAATAAATCCCAACACAATTTGTCCCAAAACATCTTGAGCAAAAACCCCCTGTTTTTGTTTGGAAAAATACAAAACCTCTTTATCCCCTTTTATAACTCTACTTAATTCTTTAGGATCTCCTTGGCATTTTCTACAAAAACTCTCTCCTGCCTTACTCAAACCCTTTGTTATATCCCCATCAATATAGCCAATACCAACAGGAGGTCCAAAAAATTCTTCTTTTTTTTCTTGTGTTTTTGCCGGAAAAAAATTATCCAGCACCACGATACGTCTAGGTGTATAAAATAGAGTAGGATTACTTTTCAAATCATAATTTAAAGCACTCTCTTGCCATTTGCGTGCGATATTTGGAAATTCTTTCAAAAATGGAATAGCAGGGAGTTCTTCAACAAGAATTTCTACCAATAAATTTTTTGTATCCAAAATTATTCCTTTATCTGTATAATACTTTGAGCGCATTTTACCAAAATACTAAATTAAAGGCACTGATTGATTCGAATATTTTTAATATTTTCTTTAATTACTTTTACCTATGCGCAAATCCCTCTTGACAAAGTTATAGGAAAATGCATTGAACCAAAAGATTTTAGTCCTCAACAACAAAAAGTAATATTATATGCTTATAACTATGGAGCGTCCAAAGGGCTTGGCTACACAATGGCTGCTATTGCATGGCAAGAATCTTGCGCAGGGGAATATCTTGTCAATTTTTCCGATCCAAGTGCAGGGATTTATCATGCCCATATACCCGGAGTGATCAAAAAATATAGCAAATACAAAGATACAAGTTTTATACGCAATCTTGTTGGAGAGCTCTTGATGCGCGATCATGAGTTTGCCTCAAAAGTTGCTTTAGACAACTTGCTTTTTTGGCAAAAAACACGCAAAGGTAATTATAAAAACATTATCAAATCTTATAACAAAGGATTCAGTTGGGAAAAAAGCAAACGCAATAACGAATCTGCAGAATCTTATTATCAAGACATCAAAATTAAAGTCCTTAAACTGCGTAACTACATCCCTAAATATACCAAGACTCACAACAATACATTAAAAATTGAGCTTGAGAACAAAAATCAAGGTATTAAAAATGCAATTCAAGAACTCAAAAAAACAAAAAATACGCCCTCCAAGAAACAAGAGAAAATCTTTATTATGCCCGAACCTTAATTTTCATTTTAATAATCTAAAATTTTGTTTCTTAAAGAATTTGAGCATTGAGTTGTATATTCGTGTCTATAAGCTCAATGACATCATCTTTTTGCAGAGATGAGAGAGGGCTAATTTTACCTTCATGTAAAATTTGGGCATATCCGGAAGAGATGAAATTCTTTGGATTTTTCCCCTCAATGAGTAGCTGTAATTCTTTAAGTAATTTTATCTTTATCAAAAAGAAATATTCCATGACAGAATCAAAATGCAAGGACGAAAGAGTTTGAGATTTTGCATATAAAATATTTTGAAAACTCTTATTGAGATAATTTTTTAATTCAAGAATCTCATGAATATTTTTTTCAAATTTTGCTTCATAACTCACTTGCTTAAGCCCATCATGAAGTATTTTAAGATGATGTTGTTTTTGATAAAAAATATTTTGCATTTGAGAATACAATAGATTTTCTATCTCATCCAGACGCATAAGCCATTCTTCTCTATCGGGCAAAATCATTTCCATACAAGCTGAAGGCGTAGGCGCTCGCAAATCTGCAACAAAATCACTTATTACAAAATCAACCTCATGACCGATCGCTGAAACAATTGGAGTTTTGGCTTTAAAAATAGCATCTGCAAGTATTTCTTCATTAAACGCCCATAAGTCCTCCATACTCCCCCCGCCTCTGGCAATAACAATTATATCAAAGGCTTCAGGACTCCCATAAAAACTATCTGCATATTGGATATTTTTAACAATATCATCCTTTGCCCCTTCCCCTTGTACCAAAGTATTGATAACGACCATTTTGACCAATCCCCATCGATTTGTTCCCACACGCAACATATCTTGTAGGGCTGCCCCTGTACTTGAAGTCAATAAAGCAATTTTTTTGGGAAATAAGGGAAGTTCTTTTTTATTATCTTTATCAAAATAGCCTTTATCTTGCAACTTTTTTTTAAGTTGATCATAAGCCAGACTTAATGCTCCTATACCGCTTGGTTGGATATTTTTGCAAATAATTTGATATTCTCCTCTGGGGATATAAACACTCAATCCACCATGAACAACGATTTTTTGCCCTCTTTGAAGATCAAATTTTAAGCTACTTGTATTTCCTTTAAACATTACGCATTTAATTGCAGAGTTTTCATCTTTAAGGCTAAAATAAATATGCCCGCTTGTATGCTTAGTCAGGTTGCTAATTTCTCCTTCTACACTTATATTCAAAAATGTAGTTTCCATCAGTGATTTAATTTGAGAATTCACTTCACTTACACTGACAATCCTGGAATCCATTACTGCATTACCAAACGATGAATATCATTATAAATCCCTAACCCCATGAGCCCAATCAATAAGATCCACCCAAAAATTGTCAAGTAATAAAGGCTATTTTCAGAGATTTTTCTTCTTGTGAAGAGTTCATAAAGATTAAACAAAATCTGCCCTCCATCAAGAGCAGGGATAGGCAATAAATTCAAAACTCCTAAATTTACTGATATTAGTGCCACCAAAATCAACAGCGTAACCATACCGTTTTGAGATGCTTGTGAGATGAAGCTTAAAATGCTGATCACCCCACCTACCTCACTTACAGACACAATACCGGAAATCATTTTTTCGATACCTTCTAAAATCATTTTGCTTGCTTGAAATGTTTGATGATAAGCATAAACAATAGAGTCAAAAAAATCATAGCTTATAATTCCTATCTCGCCTTTAGACACAATACCGATGAAATTTCTTTGAATTTTTTCTCCAAAAATATTTTTAGATTCCATAATTTTAGGCACAATCTTTGTGTCCATTATTTTCCCATTTCTTTGAAAAACAATATGGATATTTCCTTTTGCATCCATAATTGCCTGATTTAATTCTTGCCAAGTTTTGACTTTTTTGTCATTCACAGACAAAATAAAATCATTTTCATTTAACAAACTCTTAGCAGCAGGCATATTTGGTTGGACTCCTCCTACGATAGGTAATATTGCTTTTTGTCCAAGTATCCCAACGCTTACATAAATCAAAAAAGCCAAAACAAAGTTAAAAACAGGACCTGCTAAAAGAATAGATATTTTTTGAAAATGATTTTTTGTGCTATAGCTGTTTTTGTCGCCATTGAATGCCAATGGATTGGCATCATCTTGCCCTTTTAATTTTACATAACCTCCAAGTGGGATTATAGAGATAGCATATTGAGTGCCTCCATAAGTCTTACTCAAAATTTTTTTGCCAAAACCTATGCTAAAAACCTCAACATGAACGCCAAAGATTTTGGCGACCAAAAAATGCCCCAACTCATGAAAAAATACCAAAAAAGACAAAATAAGAAGCGCTAAAATCAGCCACATATTTTCATGCTCTTATAGTATCTTAATGCGTAATCTCCTCCTGAGTATAGAGTAGCAAAAGTCGCTATCCAAAGCAATATTTCTCCCCCCGGAAAAAAGTTTGCCAACA encodes the following:
- the xseA gene encoding exodeoxyribonuclease VII large subunit gives rise to the protein MDSRIVSVSEVNSQIKSLMETTFLNISVEGEISNLTKHTSGHIYFSLKDENSAIKCVMFKGNTSSLKFDLQRGQKIVVHGGLSVYIPRGEYQIICKNIQPSGIGALSLAYDQLKKKLQDKGYFDKDNKKELPLFPKKIALLTSSTGAALQDMLRVGTNRWGLVKMVVINTLVQGEGAKDDIVKNIQYADSFYGSPEAFDIIVIARGGGSMEDLWAFNEEILADAIFKAKTPIVSAIGHEVDFVISDFVADLRAPTPSACMEMILPDREEWLMRLDEIENLLYSQMQNIFYQKQHHLKILHDGLKQVSYEAKFEKNIHEILELKNYLNKSFQNILYAKSQTLSSLHFDSVMEYFFLIKIKLLKELQLLIEGKNPKNFISSGYAQILHEGKISPLSSLQKDDVIELIDTNIQLNAQIL
- a CDS encoding TolC family protein, translated to MYRLKKCLLVCAFISGVNAQHISLEEFLKAVERNSIELIGNKAQYESLLEEQKTLMSWDYPYVETDVSIVKNSQGINQPQTTALLMLIPKLPWVSSMLAQSLHIKTIQYKKSYELSKNLTFIAAKRLYLTYVITKEKYDIYTKREDNYRSQLDIAKERLKAGSMSKKDYINFKNSYLESRLAKTNIQSILINLEKTLDTLLGILRPDSNGGNEIFLDQEEGVSVSGLDFDYIKLEEPALKQILDHSLYVEIIDLSAKDYQTNAKLANRDRLHAFEIGAGIENTNAATNLSLKLQIPLPITPKNTHLKRKYMALESGALGQSEVTKRNIVIKANSYRDQLTNKQKYIEIQKENIANKKLLMDMGKIAYDSQKIGLFEYLAYQNSYMDSLIGLADAKLDYIDTTALLEETLGETLTNIGEK
- a CDS encoding sodium:proton antiporter, producing the protein MKQWLFLMLFISIIWGYDEIKISNQQLDKLGIHIITVDNKTPSKGLPFNAYIDFNDKSSTTQSSSFDVIVTALYKREGESLKEGDVICEVSSIDLSNLYFELQNTQNKLKVAQDITKKDKELYQAGVISKREYQTSYLASQEMELKLKQIESTLSILGIDSHNPKGKYGFRVIAKDNGILSVAPIKTGEKIPAFTPYIRISRDSDLLARIKLPISISENVKKGAVVFDEYGKKIGVIQSVSVVLDKTSNTILATALLDKGDFRVGQMIDVYIDGIRPKDSIVIPSSTVIKNGKDYLVFLKTDEGFLPKAVKIIEERDNQFVINNKEIKIGDKIASGALIALKGIINNIGEE
- the glyS gene encoding glycine--tRNA ligase subunit beta, whose protein sequence is MDTKNLLVEILVEELPAIPFLKEFPNIARKWQESALNYDLKSNPTLFYTPRRIVVLDNFFPAKTQEKKEEFFGPPVGIGYIDGDITKGLSKAGESFCRKCQGDPKELSRVIKGDKEVLYFSKQKQGVFAQDVLGQIVLGFIESLNFGKSMRWGSLSESFIRPIRNICVFFGTQNVPIKAYGFEGKGATKVHTNVSFEWIKITSIPQYLQTLQEGFVILSQEERRKKILDEIAQIEKIKNIQVEIDGDLLDEIVSITEYPSALYGEFEERFLELPQEVIITSMKENQRYFAVRKNGMLHHGFIVISNATTSDTSKIVSGNQKVLRARLDDAMFFYHNDLKVGLDPERLREISFVEGLGSMSDKVVREKKIALYLTQKYQAILNLPLAKEMMEETLSIAKADLMSEMVYEFPELQGLMGYYYAKAEGRDMRICTAIKEQYLPNKEESLLPTELFGAIVAMANKLDSIFALFSIGKIPTGSRDPFALRRASSGVIKIILDRNIAFDLDKDLRNLYEIGGYASLDISKIRDFFIERLEGILMLNPSILRSVLGSHEYDVGAIIAKARALNNFFEKSDKEAFISTFRRVANITKDMQSVQQINTNLLRLPQELQLYQAYKEIFHKIFDNIEEKIQALFSLKKPLDDFFLNVMVNDTHKDIRENRKNLIFNIYQKFLEVGDIKEIAF
- the rseP gene encoding RIP metalloprotease RseP; the protein is MWLILALLILSFLVFFHELGHFLVAKIFGVHVEVFSIGFGKKILSKTYGGTQYAISIIPLGGYVKLKGQDDANPLAFNGDKNSYSTKNHFQKISILLAGPVFNFVLAFLIYVSVGILGQKAILPIVGGVQPNMPAAKSLLNENDFILSVNDKKVKTWQELNQAIMDAKGNIHIVFQRNGKIMDTKIVPKIMESKNIFGEKIQRNFIGIVSKGEIGIISYDFFDSIVYAYHQTFQASKMILEGIEKMISGIVSVSEVGGVISILSFISQASQNGMVTLLILVALISVNLGVLNLLPIPALDGGQILFNLYELFTRRKISENSLYYLTIFGWILLIGLMGLGIYNDIHRLVMQ